One segment of Belonocnema kinseyi isolate 2016_QV_RU_SX_M_011 chromosome 7, B_treatae_v1, whole genome shotgun sequence DNA contains the following:
- the LOC117176168 gene encoding PAXIP1-associated glutamate-rich protein 1, protein MERNEEDWSVECSDDEKYEADSKGEWVFKSDEIITLIEGLDTNNRILELEWKCPGRRGPSPVPSNNHQQDHNLQDYKTEEKSDFDFMDEMASPRIPVRRVGEITPKGSAKKKTASFNGVLSTMLRHRRLEQQEINSTPKKSEPSSPGMKPQPTT, encoded by the exons ATGGAACGAAATGAGGAAGACTGGTCGGTGGAATGCTCCGACGATGAAAAATACGAGGCTGATTCAAAA GGTGAATGGGTTTTTAAGTCAGACGAAATAATTACCCTAATTGAAGGCTTGGATACGAACAACAGGATTTTAGAGCTCGAATGGAAATGTCCAGGAAGGCGCGGTCCTTCTCCTGTCCCTTCGAATAACCACCAACAGGATCACAATCTGCAGGACTACaa AACTGAAGAAAAATCAGATTTCGACTTCATGGACGAAATGGCCTCGCCCCGAATTCCAGTTCGCCGCGTAGGAGAAATCACTCCAAAAGGTAGTGCAAAGAAGAAAACTGCAAGTTTCAATGGAGTTTTATCGACGATGTTGCGTCATCGTAGACTAGAACAGCAGGAGATCAACTCGACTCCCAAAAAGAGCGAACCCAGTTCACCTGGTATGAAACCACAACCTACCACATAA
- the LOC117176851 gene encoding protein I'm not dead yet-like has product MEGSNLPEGVGQVSMCVSTLTFLKMYWKAIVTFSWPLLILPIIVCSNTLEARCGYVILIMAAYWITDCLPMGITSLIPVVLFPMFSIMSTDDIGQCYMNDTIMVFIGGLSIALAVEHCNLHMRIAVGVMKIVGCSHRKLLAGLIFVTTAVSMWISNTAATAMMIPIIIAILEELEREGLGKMYTIEVDPEDPNREPLLIPSKITKAYFMATAYSATFGGTGTLVGTGTNLTFKGIFESTFPKSEGINFTQWMIWAFPQMFINASITWIYFQIFYLGLFRPKSQDAQLAYISSDGEKIANRVLQEKWKNLGRMTFHETAVALLFVACIFLWIFRKPGFVVGWSQLITDVKLKDSNPVIMITILMFIIPRDPSFLYSCSKDRSKRPKRSSEALITWKYIANKMPWNLMFLLGGGFAISKGSNASGLSRMLGEALKPLENYNLLFILSILCIFITCITEFTSNVGVANIVLPVVAQMCVAMKIHPFYLMIPATVCCSFSFRLPVGTPPNAIVTATGRIPIQSLIVGGCIPSIYSLIVLLITFSTWGVYLYDTEIFPDWAADSKDATEG; this is encoded by the exons GAAGCGAGATGTGGTTACGTGATTTTGATAATGGCCGCTTACTGGATAACGGATTGTCTACCAATGGGAATCACATCTCTTATACCAGTGGTTTTGTTCCCAATGTTCAGTATAATGTCCACGGACGATATCGGTCAATGTTACATGAACGACACAATCATGGTCTTCATAGGAGGTCTCTCTATAGCCTTGGCAGTGGAGCACTGCAATCTTCACATGAGAATTGCGGTCGGTGTAATGAAAATTGTGGGATGCAGCCACCGGAAGTTACTAGCTGGTCTGATCTTCGTAACCACTGCAGTTTCCATGTGGATTTCTAATACGGCAGCTACCGCTATGATGATCCCAATCATCATAGCAATTCTAGAGGAACTTGaaagg GAGGGTCTTGGAAAAATGTACACTATTGAAGTTGATCCAGAAGATCCTAATAGAGAACC GCTACTAATACCAAGTAAAATAACAAAGGCCTACTTTATGGCGACAGCTTATTCTGCAACATTTGGTGGAACAGGAACTCTGGTTGGAACTGGAACGAATCTAACATTCAAGGGAATCTTTGAATCTACCTTTCCAAAATCGGAAG GTATCAATTTCACTCAGTGGATGATATGGGCTTTTCCACAAATGTTCATCAATGCCTCTATAACGTGGATCTACTTCCAAATATTCTACTTAGGACTATTTCGTCCTAAAAGTCAGGATGCTCAACTAGCTTATATTAGCTCCGAcggagaaaaaattgcaaataga GTCCtgcaagaaaaatggaaaaatttgggACGCATGACCTTTCATGAGACTGCAGTTGCATTGCTTTTCGTAGCATGCATTTTCCTCTGGATTTTTAGAAAGCCTGGATTTGTTGTAGGATGGTCTCAATTGATAACAGACGt AAAACTAAAAGACTCAAACCCTGTTATTATGATCACAATCCTGATGTTCATCATCCCAAGAGATCCTTCCTTTCTATACAGCTGCAGTAAAGATA GATCTAAGAGACCTAAACGATCCTCTGAAGCATTAATCACTTGGAAATATATAGCGaataaaatgccttggaatctgaTGTTTCTCTTGGGTGGTGGTTTCGCCATTTCCAAAGGAAGTAACGCATCGGGTCTTTCAAGGATGTTAGGAGAAGCTCTTAAACCATTAGAAAATTataatctattatttattttgtctATACTTTGCATTTTCATTACCTGCATAACAGAATTTACATCCAACGTAGGGGTTGCTAATATTGTGTTACCAGTCGTCGCCCAAATG TGTGTGGCAATGAAGATACATCCATTTTACCTGATGATACCAGCAACAGTATGTTGTTCATTTTCGTTTAGACTGCCAGTCGGTACACCACCAAATGCCATCGTAACCGCCACTGGTCGTATTCCAATTCAATCACTAATCGTGGGTGGATGTATACCATCGATTTATAGTTTGATCGtacttttaattacattttctacatgGGGAGTGTATCTTTACGATACTGAAATATTCCCTGATTGGGCAGCAGATTCCAAGGACGCTACAGAAGGCTAA
- the LOC117176868 gene encoding gustatory receptor for sugar taste 43a-like encodes MHKLTEIDEMIGIVTIKKLQRKAIILITCTLGFITVLSICDYFTWLHSNKKKNLTPRVDRGPLNYTPIYFMYFVITVFDIQYALASFHIGERFARMNQIIERFLKSYKISDYFKRDLGLVGEFKHQRQMASIMASDTRSLPGRETKVFDWLVAGNDNKSIADGVSLLITLHGNLCQSTLLLNTGFGIPLLFNILSCLLHLIITPYFVYIEVHDEHCSYRVITMQILWIVFHMMGLLVTVQPCYWSCVQAKETGVIISELLTLKWDIEIRKQLEIFSLQMLHRPLEFSACGLFIMDRTLVTSIAGAVTTYLVILIQFQSGDDDDNQNVALKNATDILKTLTADVLKNS; translated from the exons ATGCATAAATTAACTGAg ATAGATGAAATGATTGGAATcgtgacaattaaaaaattgcaaagaaaggCCATCATCCTAATTACCTGCACATTAGGATTTATAACAGTGCTTTCCATCTGTGATTATTTCACATGGTTgcattcaaacaagaaaaaaaatttaactcccCGTGTGGACAGAGGTCCTCTTAATTACACTCCAATttacttcatgtattttgtgattACTGTATTTGATATTCAATACGCTTTGGCGAGTTTTCACATTGGTGAACGTTTTGCAAGGATGAATCAAATTATTGAGAGGTTTTTGAAGAGTTATAAAATTAGCGATTACTTCAAAAGAGATTTAGGACTAg TTGGAGAATTTAAACACCAACGACAAATGGCATCAATCATGGCATCAGATACACGAAGTCTTCCAGGTCGAGAAACAAAAGTCTTCGATTGGCTCGTCGCTGGAAACg ataATAAAAGTATAGCTGATGGAGTATCACTACTGATTACTTTACACGGAAATCTCTGTCAAAGTACACTATTATTAAATACTGGATTTGGAATACctttactttttaacattttgagcTGTCTACTTCATTTAATTATTACCCCCTATTTTGTCTATATTGAAGTTCATGATGAACATTGCAGTTACAGAGTTATTACCATGCAAATTTTATGGATTGTTTTTCACATGATGGGTCTTTTAGTTACAGTACAACCATGTTACTGGTCCTGTGTACAG GCTAAAGAAACAGGAGTAATAATCAGTGAATTGCTGACCTTAAAATGGGATATAGAAATTCGAAAACAACTAGagattttttctttgcaaatgcTGCATAGACCTTTGGAATTTTCTGCATGCGGCCTTTTTATCATGGATAGGACCTTGGTAACATCG attgCAGGGGCTGTAACAACCTATCTGGTTATTTTGATTCAGTTCCAGAGCGGAGATGATGATGATAATCAAAATGTggcattaaaaaatgcaacagaCATTCTAAAAACTTTGACGGCTGatgttttaaagaattcctaa